From the genome of Amycolatopsis sp. NBC_01488, one region includes:
- the leuC gene encoding 3-isopropylmalate dehydratase large subunit produces MTSPTGKARTLAEKVWESHLVRRGEGAEPDLLYIDLHLLHEVTSPQAFDGLRLAGRPVRRPDLTIATEDHNVPTVDIDLPIADPVSRTQVDTLRRNCKEFGVRLHPMGDAEQGIVHVIGPQLGLTQPGMTVVCGDSHTSTHGAFGAIAFGIGTSEVEHVLATQTLPLRPFKTMAITVDGELRPGVTAKDVILAVIAKIGTGGGQGYILEYRGKAIEALSMEARMTVCNMSIEAGARAGMIAPDETTFAYLKGRPHAPAGADWDAAVAAWKELRTDDGAEFDAEVHLDAGELTPFVTWGTNPGQGLPLGADVPDPEQIPDENDRIAAEKALSYMDLKPGTPLREISVDTVFLGSCTNGRIEDLRAAAEVLRGRKVADSVRMLVVPGSMRVRKAAEEEGLDEVFTAAGAEWRQAGCSMCLGMNPDQLKPGERSASTSNRNFEGRQGKGGRTHLVSPLVAAATAVRGTLSSPEDLLTAAR; encoded by the coding sequence ATGACCAGCCCGACCGGCAAGGCCCGCACACTGGCGGAGAAGGTGTGGGAAAGCCACCTCGTGCGCCGAGGGGAAGGCGCCGAACCGGACCTGCTCTACATCGACCTCCACCTGCTGCACGAAGTGACCAGCCCGCAGGCCTTCGACGGCCTCCGGCTGGCCGGGCGGCCGGTGCGCCGCCCCGACCTGACCATCGCGACCGAGGACCACAACGTCCCGACCGTCGACATCGACCTCCCGATCGCCGATCCGGTCTCGCGCACCCAGGTCGACACCCTTCGCCGCAACTGCAAGGAGTTCGGCGTCCGGCTGCACCCGATGGGGGACGCCGAGCAGGGCATCGTGCACGTCATCGGCCCGCAGCTCGGCCTGACCCAGCCCGGGATGACCGTGGTCTGCGGCGACAGCCACACCTCCACGCACGGCGCGTTCGGCGCCATCGCCTTCGGCATCGGCACGTCCGAGGTCGAGCACGTGCTGGCGACCCAGACGCTGCCGCTGCGCCCGTTCAAGACGATGGCGATCACGGTCGACGGCGAGCTGCGTCCCGGCGTCACGGCGAAGGACGTCATCCTCGCGGTGATCGCCAAGATCGGCACCGGCGGCGGGCAGGGCTACATCCTGGAGTACCGCGGCAAGGCCATCGAGGCCCTGTCGATGGAGGCCCGGATGACCGTCTGCAACATGTCGATCGAGGCCGGCGCGCGCGCCGGGATGATCGCGCCGGACGAGACGACGTTCGCGTACCTGAAGGGCCGTCCGCACGCGCCGGCCGGCGCCGACTGGGACGCGGCCGTCGCAGCGTGGAAGGAACTGCGCACCGACGACGGTGCCGAGTTCGACGCCGAGGTGCACCTGGACGCGGGCGAGCTGACGCCGTTCGTGACCTGGGGCACCAACCCCGGCCAGGGTCTCCCGCTGGGTGCCGACGTGCCCGACCCGGAGCAGATCCCGGACGAGAACGACCGCATCGCCGCTGAAAAGGCCCTGTCCTATATGGACTTGAAGCCCGGGACGCCGCTGCGGGAGATCTCGGTGGACACCGTCTTCCTCGGCTCCTGCACCAACGGCCGGATCGAGGACCTGCGGGCCGCGGCCGAGGTGCTGCGCGGTCGGAAAGTGGCGGACTCGGTCCGGATGCTGGTGGTTCCCGGCTCGATGCGCGTCCGCAAGGCGGCCGAGGAGGAGGGCCTCGACGAGGTCTTCACCGCGGCCGGCGCGGAGTGGCGCCAGGCCGGCTGCTCGATGTGCCTGGGCATGAACCCGGACCAGCTGAAACCGGGCGAGCGCAGCGCGTCGACGTCGAACCGCAACTTCGAGGGCCGGCAGGGCAAGGGCGGCCGGACGCACCTCGTGTCGCCGCTGGTCGCCGCCGCGACGGCCGTGCGGGGCACGCTGTCGTCGCCGGAAGACCTGCTGACCGCCGCCCGCTGA
- a CDS encoding IclR family transcriptional regulator, which yields MGQHSGIGVLDKAVAVLQAVADDPCGLAELCTRTGLPRATAHRLAVGLEVHRLLRRGPDGRWRPGTALAELAGGSTDPLLDAAGVVLPKLRDVTGESVQLYRRDGVQRVCVATAEPPSGLRDTVPVGSRLPMTAGSGAKVLAAWADPHTQRTILADAVFGERTLLEVRRRGWAQSVAEREPGVASISAPVRDSAGTVVAAVSVSGPIERIGRKPGARWAADLLAAADALQERL from the coding sequence GTGGGACAGCATAGCGGTATCGGAGTACTGGACAAAGCGGTGGCCGTCCTGCAGGCGGTCGCGGACGACCCCTGCGGCCTCGCGGAACTGTGCACCCGGACGGGCCTGCCCCGGGCCACCGCGCACCGGCTCGCGGTCGGCCTCGAGGTGCACCGGCTGCTGCGCCGCGGTCCGGACGGCCGCTGGCGCCCCGGTACGGCACTGGCCGAACTGGCCGGCGGTTCGACGGACCCGCTGCTCGACGCGGCGGGCGTGGTGCTGCCGAAGCTGCGGGACGTCACGGGCGAAAGCGTGCAGCTCTACCGCCGCGACGGCGTCCAGCGCGTGTGCGTGGCGACGGCGGAACCGCCGAGCGGCCTGCGCGACACGGTCCCGGTGGGCTCGCGGCTGCCGATGACGGCCGGCTCGGGCGCCAAGGTGCTGGCCGCGTGGGCGGACCCGCACACGCAGCGCACGATCCTGGCGGACGCGGTCTTCGGCGAGCGGACGCTGCTGGAAGTGCGCCGCCGCGGCTGGGCGCAGAGCGTCGCCGAGCGCGAGCCGGGCGTGGCGAGCATCTCCGCGCCGGTCCGCGATTCGGCGGGCACGGTCGTGGCCGCGGTGTCGGTGTCCGGCCCGATCGAGCGCATCGGCCGCAAGCCGGGCGCCCGCTGGGCGGCGGACCTGCTCGCGGCGGCGGATGCGTTGCAGGAACGGCTGTAA
- a CDS encoding nuclear transport factor 2 family protein, whose translation MTDSIGDPAVRAFVDALNAGDRTAFRAALTADATMSDDGTDRDLAEWTEKEIFSSQGHLEVETAEDEGRKFVASYSNSTWGAMRTRWAFTVRDGKVARFETGQA comes from the coding sequence ATGACGGATTCGATCGGCGACCCGGCGGTGCGCGCGTTCGTCGACGCGCTGAACGCGGGCGACCGCACAGCGTTCCGGGCCGCGCTCACCGCGGACGCGACGATGTCCGACGACGGCACGGACCGCGACCTCGCCGAGTGGACCGAGAAGGAGATCTTCTCCAGCCAGGGCCACCTCGAGGTCGAGACCGCGGAGGACGAGGGGAGGAAGTTCGTCGCGAGCTACTCGAACTCGACGTGGGGCGCGATGCGGACGCGGTGGGCGTTCACCGTTCGCGACGGCAAGGTGGCGCGCTTCGAAACGGGCCAGGCCTGA